ATATATTTTGTAGGTCTTATGGTGTTGGAAATGGAAAAGGGTTTATAAAAAGTGAATATATAAAACATTTTGTAAAATATGGATATTGGGGAGATAGTGGTATTGAAGTTAATCAAGATATGATAGTAAAATACATTGACCCTTTTTATGTTAAAGGAATAAAGCTTGGAGATAAAATTATCTCAATCAATAATAAAAAAGCAACTCCAAAAAATTTTTCAAAATATGTTTTACTTAGAAAAGTTGGAGAAGTTGTGTTAATAAAAACAAATAAACTTACTATTCCTTTAAGGATAAGAAGAAAAGTTTATAACTTTACACCTTTAATGCATTTTGGAATAGTTGTTGATAAAAATTTAAATGTTATAAAGCTTCCTAAATCAATTTCTCAAAAAACTTTTGTTAAAACACCAGCAAAATTAGTTTCTATTAATGGTAAAAGAATTTATTCATTTGATGAGTTAAAACGAGTATTATCATTTTACAAAAATGTTACAATTACACTTCAAAAAGATGGAATTAAAATTACAATACCTCTAAGGCAGTAAATGGAAGAGTTTATAAAGAAAAATTTAATAAAACTTAATACTTTTCATCCAAATTTTGAGAAAGCATTAAATGAAATGTTACTTGCTGGTGGTAAAAGATTTAGACCAAAACTTTTGATTTCAGTTGTAAAAGCTTATAATCCACTACTTATAGATAATGCAAAATATGCAGCTTTTGCAATTGAGCTTATTCATACCTATTCACTAATTCATGATGATTTACCTGCTATGGATGATGCAACTCTTAGAAGAGGTCATCCTACACTTCATACAACTTATGATGAAGCTACTGCTATTTTAGTTGGAGATGGATTAAACACATATGCTTTTGAGGTGTTAAGTAAAGCGCCTATACATAATGATATCAAAATAGAGCTTATCAAAATTTTAAGTGAAAATGCAGGTGTTAGTGGAATGGTATTAGGACAAGCGATTGATTTATATTTTGAAAATAAAAAATTAAACTTAGATGAGCTTAAAGAACTTCATATTAATAAAACTGCAAAACTTATAGCAGCTTCTCTTAAAATGGGTGCTATAATTGTAAATAAATTTGATTTAGCAGAGAAGTTATATGATTTTGGAATAAAACTTGGGCTTTTATTTCAAATTCAAGATGA
This Caminibacter mediatlanticus TB-2 DNA region includes the following protein-coding sequences:
- a CDS encoding DUF7488 domain-containing protein, translating into MKKYSFRLHLLFRFLLLFPLIVFAKNIYLDFSPCYYKYKDIQNIIPVTKNRAITFTKQKDYIFYDPFTKMYVIKNNESPINFYTSPKLGWFMAAINQDVVYGGTYAEDMLFLNPAKLSVRVPKNTIISDIFCRSYGVGNGKGFIKSEYIKHFVKYGYWGDSGIEVNQDMIVKYIDPFYVKGIKLGDKIISINNKKATPKNFSKYVLLRKVGEVVLIKTNKLTIPLRIRRKVYNFTPLMHFGIVVDKNLNVIKLPKSISQKTFVKTPAKLVSINGKRIYSFDELKRVLSFYKNVTITLQKDGIKITIPLRQ
- a CDS encoding polyprenyl synthetase family protein translates to MEEFIKKNLIKLNTFHPNFEKALNEMLLAGGKRFRPKLLISVVKAYNPLLIDNAKYAAFAIELIHTYSLIHDDLPAMDDATLRRGHPTLHTTYDEATAILVGDGLNTYAFEVLSKAPIHNDIKIELIKILSENAGVSGMVLGQAIDLYFENKKLNLDELKELHINKTAKLIAASLKMGAIIVNKFDLAEKLYDFGIKLGLLFQIQDDLLDLEDETKIGKTTGVDENKNTFVTILGKEESIKKADKLANELKEELKNFDANLQNELSWLDKYLNRHKEN